The following are from one region of the Actinomyces sp. oral taxon 897 genome:
- a CDS encoding alpha/beta fold hydrolase produces MALFEVPFESANHRDQIQAWIYTPTTAPRGVVQVIHGLGEHSRRYLHLITTLLDAGFVVAADDHAGHGRTAMVSGVWQDTGQDGAHVVVADEQHLRQVVTGRFEGLPYILFGHSWGSMIARVLASRHPEGLAGLVLCGVAAQMRGLEDPALLRALEAAVTERGGQALDDDGLFGAAFAGALDRFEDVRRPTDWVALDRGVVEDHAVDPFNNFGAPMTLRFARDFAVLYAQANDPAWVETLPRDLPVLVLAGDQDPVANYGEGAYHVANCLWGAGLRDVRTRVYTGVRHEVHNEPSTRADVEAEVVAFARHCARTGL; encoded by the coding sequence ATGGCACTGTTTGAGGTCCCCTTTGAGTCAGCCAACCACCGCGACCAGATCCAGGCGTGGATCTACACCCCGACCACCGCCCCGCGCGGTGTCGTCCAGGTCATCCACGGCCTGGGCGAGCACTCGCGCCGCTACCTCCACCTCATTACCACCCTGCTCGACGCCGGCTTCGTGGTGGCCGCCGACGACCACGCCGGCCACGGGCGCACCGCCATGGTCTCGGGCGTGTGGCAGGACACGGGCCAGGACGGGGCCCACGTCGTCGTGGCAGACGAGCAGCACCTGCGTCAGGTCGTCACCGGGCGCTTCGAGGGGCTCCCCTACATCCTGTTCGGCCACTCCTGGGGCTCCATGATCGCCCGGGTCCTGGCGTCGCGCCACCCCGAGGGCCTGGCGGGCCTGGTGCTGTGCGGTGTCGCCGCCCAGATGAGGGGTCTGGAGGACCCCGCCCTGCTGCGCGCCCTGGAGGCCGCCGTCACCGAGCGAGGGGGGCAGGCGCTGGACGACGACGGCCTCTTCGGGGCCGCCTTCGCCGGTGCCCTGGACCGCTTTGAGGACGTGCGCCGCCCCACCGACTGGGTGGCCCTGGACCGCGGGGTCGTCGAGGACCACGCCGTGGACCCCTTCAACAACTTCGGCGCCCCCATGACCCTGCGCTTCGCCCGGGACTTCGCCGTCCTCTACGCCCAGGCCAACGACCCCGCCTGGGTCGAGACGCTGCCCCGGGACCTGCCGGTGCTGGTGCTGGCCGGCGACCAGGACCCGGTGGCCAACTACGGTGAGGGCGCCTACCACGTGGCCAACTGCCTGTGGGGTGCCGGGCTGCGCGACGTACGCACCCGCGTCTACACCGGGGTGCGTCACGAGGTCCACAACGAGCCCTCTACCCGCGCCGACGTCGAGGCCGAGGTGGTCGCCTTCGCCCGGCACTGCGCGAGGACCGGCCTTTAA
- a CDS encoding MFS transporter, with protein MLSILRQRTYRRLFLAHVVSLVGTGLATVALGLLAYGLAGARAGGVLGTALAIKMVAYVGVAPVAATLLEGRPRRTVLAVAQGVRLASALALPLVDQVWQVYLLIAVLQCASAVFTPTLSSVVPDVLPREEDYTSALSLTRVAADLESVLSPGLAAGLLLVLPAGRLFDITALGFAASALLIAGAGVPARAPGSREAPFWERVRRGTALFVRLRALRPVVALDVVVAAPCAFVLVHSVVLVRERLGLGEAALGVVLAVNGAGSMLVAALLPRLLEAVGQRRVMLTGAVVLVLGGVGETGLTLLPDAALAPALLATWLVVGAGWAAVEVPVGRIVRREVPDADLPAAFAADFSVSHACWLLTYPLVGWLGAASLPLAAGTMTLLAALGTVAAVRLWPPDAETTRLTAATC; from the coding sequence GTGCTCAGCATCCTCCGACAGCGCACCTACCGCCGTCTCTTCCTGGCCCACGTGGTCTCCCTGGTAGGCACGGGCCTGGCCACCGTGGCCCTGGGGCTGCTGGCCTACGGGCTCGCCGGGGCCCGCGCCGGCGGCGTCCTGGGGACCGCCCTGGCCATTAAGATGGTGGCCTACGTCGGCGTCGCCCCCGTGGCGGCCACCCTGCTGGAGGGCCGTCCGCGCCGCACGGTCCTGGCCGTCGCCCAGGGCGTGCGCCTGGCCAGCGCCCTCGCCCTGCCGCTGGTGGACCAGGTCTGGCAGGTGTACCTGCTCATTGCCGTCCTCCAGTGCGCCTCCGCGGTCTTCACCCCCACCCTCAGCTCGGTCGTCCCCGACGTCCTGCCCCGGGAGGAGGACTACACCTCCGCCCTGTCCCTGACGCGCGTGGCCGCGGACCTGGAAAGCGTCCTCTCCCCGGGGCTCGCCGCCGGGCTGCTCCTGGTCCTGCCCGCCGGGCGGCTCTTTGACATCACCGCCCTGGGGTTCGCCGCCTCGGCGCTGCTCATTGCGGGTGCGGGCGTGCCCGCCCGCGCGCCCGGCAGCCGGGAGGCCCCCTTCTGGGAGCGGGTCCGCCGGGGCACGGCCCTGTTCGTCCGCCTGCGGGCGCTGCGGCCGGTGGTTGCCCTGGACGTGGTGGTCGCCGCCCCCTGCGCCTTCGTCCTGGTCCACTCCGTGGTGCTGGTACGCGAGCGCCTGGGGCTGGGGGAGGCGGCCCTGGGCGTCGTCCTGGCCGTCAACGGGGCCGGGTCCATGCTCGTGGCGGCCCTGCTGCCCCGGCTCCTGGAGGCGGTGGGGCAGCGCCGGGTCATGCTCACCGGCGCCGTCGTCCTGGTGCTCGGCGGGGTCGGGGAGACCGGTCTCACCCTCCTGCCCGACGCCGCCCTGGCCCCGGCGCTCCTGGCGACCTGGCTGGTGGTCGGGGCGGGGTGGGCGGCCGTGGAGGTCCCGGTGGGCCGCATTGTCCGCCGCGAGGTCCCCGACGCCGACCTGCCGGCCGCCTTCGCCGCGGACTTCTCCGTCTCCCACGCCTGCTGGCTCCTGACCTACCCCCTGGTGGGGTGGCTCGGTGCGGCCAGCCTGCCCCTGGCGGCCGGGACCATGACGCTCCTGGCCGCTCTGGGCACCGTGGCGGCCGTACGCCTGTGGCCCCCGGATGCGGAGACGACACGTCTCACGGCGGCGACCTGTTGA
- a CDS encoding ArsR/SmtB family transcription factor has protein sequence MSQNRSAQPPGRSPTAAELERSARILRLLADPTRLAILACLRQGERGVGEIAQGLGRPLPAVSQHLARLRDGSLVTVRREANRSYYALANEHVELLVTNTLEQAEHVLYPLPPHHR, from the coding sequence ATGAGCCAGAACCGGTCCGCCCAGCCCCCCGGGCGCTCGCCCACGGCCGCCGAGCTGGAGCGGTCCGCGCGCATCCTCAGGCTCCTGGCCGACCCCACCCGTCTGGCCATACTGGCCTGCCTGCGCCAGGGTGAGCGCGGCGTCGGGGAGATCGCTCAGGGGCTGGGCCGGCCCCTGCCCGCCGTGTCCCAGCACCTGGCGAGGCTGCGTGACGGCAGCCTCGTCACAGTGCGGCGGGAGGCCAACCGCTCCTACTACGCCCTGGCCAACGAGCACGTGGAGCTCCTGGTCACCAACACCCTGGAGCAGGCCGAGCACGTCCTCTACCCACTGCCGCCCCACCACCGCTGA
- a CDS encoding RNA-binding S4 domain-containing protein: MSTHQPYPAVPVRGEIKLGQFLKLAGLVEDGASARLAVQCGDVSVNGRVERRRGHRLEAGDVVEVEAPSARVGARVAGA; this comes from the coding sequence GTGAGCACCCACCAGCCCTACCCCGCCGTCCCCGTCCGAGGCGAGATCAAGCTCGGCCAGTTCCTCAAGCTCGCCGGACTCGTGGAGGACGGCGCCTCGGCCCGCCTCGCCGTCCAGTGCGGGGACGTGAGCGTCAACGGCCGGGTCGAGAGGCGCCGCGGACACCGTCTGGAGGCGGGGGACGTGGTCGAGGTGGAGGCCCCCTCCGCCCGGGTCGGCGCTCGCGTCGCCGGGGCCTGA
- a CDS encoding succinic semialdehyde dehydrogenase, producing MTSSQALGAPPLSAPDQVDDVAGRIDARGRAALARLGVTLRPPRSPGLEASSVLTGTRVGTLPRTRPEALAALADRARAAQQRWETVSVRDRGRVLLAFHDLLWQERQALLDLVQWECGKARAHAFEELADTAMNARYYAATAHRHLARCRRRGAVAGLTRVTVGYQPKGLVGVISPWNYPLTLAASDALAALVAGNAVMLKPDSLTPLTALAVRSLLRRAGLPEGLLTVVLGPGAELGTPLVKACDAVMFTGSSATGATVAVQGAARLVSVSAELGGKNPLIVRADAPLRRTVRGALRACFSNSGQLCVSIERVYVHEAVWDRFVPAFVSAARTLRVGADMEWSTGMGPLISPAHLERVHAHVEDAVARGATVLTGGHPLPGTHPTAYAPTVLTGVGPGMRVYREETFGPVVALYPVADDAAALAAANDSPYGLNASVWTRDTAAGRALARRLRCGTVNVNEGYAATWGSTDAPMGGMGASGLGRRHGPEGIRKYTEVQAVAVQHGLGLHAPPGVGERAWAGALATYLRGLRHLTCPLR from the coding sequence ATGACCTCCTCCCAGGCCCTTGGCGCCCCGCCCCTGAGTGCCCCTGACCAGGTCGACGACGTGGCGGGTCGTATCGACGCCCGGGGCCGGGCCGCCCTGGCCCGCTTGGGCGTGACCCTCCGGCCCCCGCGCTCCCCGGGCCTCGAGGCCTCCTCCGTGCTGACCGGGACCAGGGTGGGGACCCTGCCGCGTACCCGTCCCGAGGCCCTGGCCGCCCTGGCGGACCGGGCGCGCGCCGCCCAGCAGCGCTGGGAGACGGTCAGCGTGCGGGACCGGGGCCGGGTGCTCCTGGCCTTCCACGACCTGCTCTGGCAGGAGCGGCAGGCCCTGCTCGACCTCGTCCAGTGGGAGTGCGGCAAGGCCCGGGCCCACGCCTTCGAGGAGCTGGCCGACACGGCCATGAACGCCCGCTACTACGCGGCGACGGCGCACCGCCACCTGGCCCGGTGCCGCCGCCGCGGTGCCGTGGCGGGCCTGACCCGGGTCACCGTCGGCTACCAGCCCAAGGGCCTGGTGGGCGTGATCTCCCCTTGGAACTACCCCCTGACCCTGGCGGCCTCGGACGCCCTGGCCGCCCTGGTCGCGGGCAACGCGGTCATGCTCAAGCCCGACAGCCTCACCCCCCTGACCGCCCTGGCCGTGCGCTCCCTGCTGAGGCGTGCGGGCCTGCCCGAGGGGCTCCTGACCGTGGTCCTGGGGCCGGGGGCCGAGCTCGGGACGCCCCTGGTCAAGGCCTGTGACGCGGTCATGTTCACCGGCTCGTCGGCCACCGGCGCGACGGTGGCGGTCCAGGGCGCGGCCCGCCTGGTGAGCGTGTCGGCCGAGCTCGGCGGCAAGAACCCGCTCATTGTGCGCGCCGACGCGCCCCTGCGCCGGACGGTGCGCGGCGCGCTCAGGGCCTGCTTCTCCAACTCCGGGCAGCTATGCGTCTCCATTGAGCGCGTCTACGTCCACGAGGCCGTCTGGGACCGGTTCGTGCCCGCCTTCGTGTCGGCCGCCCGCACCCTGCGGGTGGGGGCCGACATGGAGTGGTCCACCGGCATGGGCCCGCTGATCAGCCCCGCCCACCTGGAGCGGGTCCACGCCCACGTGGAGGACGCCGTCGCCCGGGGGGCCACTGTCCTGACCGGCGGGCACCCCCTGCCCGGTACCCACCCCACCGCCTACGCACCCACCGTCCTGACCGGGGTGGGGCCCGGCATGAGGGTCTACCGGGAGGAGACCTTCGGTCCCGTCGTCGCCCTGTACCCGGTGGCGGACGACGCCGCCGCCCTGGCCGCCGCCAACGACAGCCCCTACGGCCTCAACGCCTCGGTGTGGACCCGGGACACCGCCGCTGGCCGGGCGCTGGCACGTCGCCTGCGCTGCGGCACCGTCAACGTCAACGAGGGCTACGCCGCCACCTGGGGCTCGACCGACGCGCCCATGGGCGGCATGGGGGCCTCCGGTCTGGGACGGCGTCACGGGCCGGAGGGGATCCGCAAGTACACCGAGGTCCAGGCCGTCGCCGTGCAGCACGGGCTGGGCCTGCACGCGCCCCCGGGCGTGGGGGAGCGGGCCTGGGCGGGGGCGCTGGCCACCTACCTGCGCGGCCTGCGGCACCTGACCTGCCCGCTGCGCTGA
- a CDS encoding right-handed parallel beta-helix repeat-containing protein, whose translation MLVAVGSLVPSQALAAPAGTTVYVSAQSGSDAADGSAEHPLRTLGAALSAAAPGDTIELAEGTYREGELFVDKSVTIRAAQGASPVLSGATVPTSWTPSQGGTWSTATDMVRFCTVCTVNANPAVEGMAAHPEQVFVDGVPLTQVASPDQVTASSFYVQDPDPVTLKDPTNNRAGYNVKPHTGTAYVIGVDPAAHTVEVVQHSRAMSVAADGTTLSGLVVEKYAPVAQWDYPDPEIGTASGGAMLVTSANAVRVENSVFRYSSGATALGITSAAGATVTGNRFEHNGAGGFGVVDSSDVTVEHNTWTDNNTDGFNTTSCGAYCTIADMKMTHSQRLRVAFNTVDYSFTGVDVSDPSQESRDQHGAIWFDEGIMDSQIVGNNLVNVPVGIFNEVSSNTTIASNLVNGARTGIHVSGSNDTKVWNNTVSHALTSVMIQEDSRSKGCNARRPDGVCVAVEPWSTNHGLSWDTTGTSVVNNIFSSEQTIPAPGDVWRYSAMIQVTGGTNDDGSGSVYANEMVRLIDNNVYYRPVDTGLPSTTVLWNWGADLANQSINASSLADFTASPHVTAEGKEASGLDLHGDGAGNPLFVSEPVQTTAWGTADLHLKDGSPASGTGRPLPQDVAQVVGLPAGTAVDRGVLSNEAWQPAAQPAPAPQPTPEPQAQPTSQQPAPAPVVTPAAAQPAVLSGPTPTAAVAQAPVQAPKGRTPVWIPVVVGLGLAALVVTGFLLGRPLLARLRGTAPGGPA comes from the coding sequence ATGCTGGTCGCCGTGGGTAGCCTGGTGCCCTCGCAGGCCCTGGCCGCCCCGGCGGGGACAACCGTCTACGTCTCGGCCCAGTCCGGGTCCGACGCCGCCGACGGCAGCGCGGAGCACCCGCTACGCACCCTGGGGGCCGCGCTGTCGGCCGCCGCCCCGGGGGACACGATCGAGCTCGCCGAGGGGACCTACCGCGAGGGCGAGCTGTTCGTGGACAAGTCCGTGACGATCCGCGCCGCCCAGGGCGCCTCCCCCGTGCTCTCCGGGGCCACGGTCCCCACCTCCTGGACGCCCTCGCAGGGGGGCACCTGGTCCACCGCGACCGACATGGTGCGCTTCTGCACCGTGTGCACGGTCAACGCCAACCCCGCCGTCGAGGGGATGGCCGCGCACCCTGAGCAGGTCTTCGTCGACGGCGTCCCCCTGACCCAGGTGGCCTCCCCGGACCAGGTGACGGCCTCCAGCTTCTACGTCCAGGACCCGGACCCGGTCACCCTCAAGGACCCCACCAACAACCGGGCCGGCTACAACGTCAAACCGCACACCGGTACCGCCTACGTCATCGGCGTGGACCCGGCGGCCCACACCGTCGAGGTGGTCCAGCACTCGCGTGCCATGTCCGTGGCCGCGGACGGCACCACCCTCTCGGGCCTGGTGGTGGAGAAGTACGCCCCGGTGGCGCAGTGGGACTACCCCGACCCCGAGATCGGCACCGCCTCCGGCGGCGCCATGCTGGTGACCTCCGCCAACGCGGTCCGCGTGGAGAACTCCGTCTTCCGCTACTCCTCAGGGGCCACCGCCCTGGGGATCACCAGCGCCGCCGGCGCCACGGTGACCGGAAACCGCTTCGAGCACAACGGGGCCGGCGGGTTCGGGGTCGTGGACTCCAGCGACGTGACCGTGGAGCACAACACCTGGACGGACAACAACACCGACGGGTTCAACACCACCTCCTGCGGCGCCTACTGCACGATCGCGGACATGAAGATGACCCACTCCCAGCGCCTCCGGGTCGCCTTCAACACGGTGGACTACTCCTTCACCGGCGTCGACGTCTCCGACCCCAGCCAGGAGTCCCGGGACCAGCACGGGGCCATCTGGTTCGACGAGGGCATCATGGACTCCCAGATCGTGGGCAACAACCTGGTCAATGTGCCGGTGGGTATCTTCAACGAGGTCTCCTCCAACACCACGATCGCCTCCAACCTCGTCAACGGCGCACGCACCGGCATCCACGTCTCAGGATCCAATGACACCAAGGTGTGGAACAACACCGTCTCCCACGCCCTGACCAGCGTCATGATCCAGGAGGACTCCCGCTCCAAGGGCTGCAACGCCCGTCGGCCCGACGGCGTGTGCGTCGCGGTGGAGCCCTGGAGCACCAACCACGGCCTGTCCTGGGACACCACCGGCACCAGCGTGGTCAACAACATCTTCTCCTCCGAGCAGACCATCCCGGCCCCCGGTGACGTGTGGCGCTACTCCGCTATGATCCAGGTCACCGGCGGTACCAACGACGACGGCTCCGGGTCGGTCTACGCCAACGAGATGGTGCGCCTGATCGACAACAACGTCTACTACCGGCCCGTGGACACCGGCCTGCCCTCCACCACGGTCCTGTGGAACTGGGGCGCGGACCTGGCCAACCAGAGCATTAACGCCTCCTCCCTGGCGGACTTCACCGCCAGCCCCCACGTCACCGCCGAGGGCAAGGAGGCCAGCGGCCTGGACCTGCACGGTGACGGCGCGGGCAACCCCCTGTTCGTCTCCGAGCCGGTCCAGACCACGGCCTGGGGTACCGCGGACCTGCACCTCAAGGACGGCAGCCCCGCCTCGGGCACCGGACGGCCCCTGCCCCAGGACGTCGCCCAGGTCGTGGGCCTCCCGGCGGGCACGGCCGTGGACCGCGGGGTCCTGAGCAACGAGGCGTGGCAGCCTGCCGCCCAGCCGGCGCCCGCACCCCAGCCCACCCCGGAGCCCCAGGCCCAGCCCACCTCCCAGCAGCCCGCCCCGGCGCCCGTCGTCACGCCCGCGGCGGCCCAGCCCGCGGTCCTGAGCGGGCCCACGCCCACGGCTGCCGTGGCGCAGGCCCCGGTCCAGGCCCCCAAGGGCAGGACGCCGGTGTGGATCCCGGTGGTTGTCGGACTGGGCCTGGCTGCCCTGGTCGTCACCGGGTTCCTCCTGGGCAGGCCCCTGCTGGCCCGTCTGAGGGGAACCGCTCCCGGGGGCCCCGCCTAG
- a CDS encoding SDR family oxidoreductase, which produces MRSTARTPRPLSPARSRRTPVRGAVVLVTGAASGIGALVAVQAAHRGARAVVLWDLDLPAAQDVATRVQAAGATCLAQRVDLRDAQEVEAAGRVVLERLGRVDVLVNSAGVVTGRRFEDLSEEDVARTFDVNVLALYRVVRCFLPGMRTRDRGCVVTIASAAGLVGVARQTDYSASKFAAVGFMESLRSELRRSGSHVRTLVVAPYYVSTGMFAGVRTRVPLLLPVLEPGRVASQVLDSVERGDARRILPWFANAVLLVKALPVPVADAVTDLFGISTTMDTFTGRSGH; this is translated from the coding sequence ATGAGAAGTACAGCGCGGACCCCTCGTCCCCTGTCTCCCGCCCGTTCGCGTCGCACCCCCGTGCGGGGCGCCGTCGTCCTGGTCACCGGGGCGGCCTCCGGGATCGGCGCCCTCGTGGCCGTCCAGGCTGCCCACCGGGGCGCCCGGGCCGTGGTCCTCTGGGACCTGGACCTGCCCGCCGCCCAGGACGTGGCCACCCGGGTCCAGGCGGCCGGGGCCACCTGCCTGGCCCAGCGGGTGGACCTGCGCGACGCCCAGGAGGTGGAGGCCGCCGGGCGGGTGGTCCTGGAGCGCCTGGGAAGGGTGGACGTACTGGTCAACTCCGCGGGGGTGGTCACCGGCAGGCGCTTCGAGGACCTCTCCGAGGAGGACGTGGCGCGCACCTTCGACGTCAACGTCCTGGCCCTGTACCGGGTGGTGCGCTGCTTCCTGCCCGGTATGCGCACCCGGGACCGGGGCTGCGTGGTGACTATCGCCTCCGCCGCCGGGCTGGTGGGGGTGGCCCGGCAGACCGACTACTCGGCCTCCAAGTTCGCCGCCGTCGGCTTTATGGAGTCGCTGCGCAGTGAGCTGCGCCGCTCCGGCTCCCACGTGCGCACCCTGGTGGTCGCGCCGTACTACGTCTCCACCGGCATGTTCGCCGGCGTGCGCACCCGCGTCCCCCTCCTCCTGCCCGTCCTGGAGCCGGGGCGTGTGGCCAGCCAGGTCCTGGACTCCGTCGAGCGCGGGGACGCCCGGCGGATCCTGCCGTGGTTCGCCAACGCGGTCCTGCTGGTCAAGGCCCTGCCGGTACCGGTGGCCGACGCGGTCACGGACCTGTTCGGCATCTCGACCACCATGGACACCTTCACAGGTCGCTCCGGGCACTGA